Proteins encoded together in one Candidatus Methylomirabilota bacterium window:
- a CDS encoding amidohydrolase family protein, whose product MNYTRISADCHIDMPWIPADLFTSNATAALKERMPYVTDGPDGPCWTAKNGAAFGLVGGVGPSGQKYVAGMHYRADVMASTGLYDDGKRGVYRPTDPHLRIQDMERDGVQAEIIFGILGAATRLGDHEAAAEMFRIYNDWLRDFCRHYPDRQIGLACLPYGDIGAAVAEIHRVAKLGLRGLELSCSWDMEPMWHPAWEPLWEAVNEVDLPLHFHTFPTMPPSVREKATGLTRRAAMFTSVSGFQMNLINILAAVIGSAVLERYPRLRISFGESGIGWLPYALDRMDFECEDRFHDLGLTMRPSDYWKRQCKATFQFDRIGTRLVEEIGEDTLMWGSDYPHGDGVWPESSKYIEEQFGHLPPATVRKIVCENAGKFYGLIT is encoded by the coding sequence ATGAACTACACGCGCATCTCCGCCGACTGCCACATCGACATGCCGTGGATTCCCGCCGACCTATTCACGAGCAATGCCACCGCCGCGCTCAAGGAGCGCATGCCCTACGTCACCGACGGACCGGACGGGCCGTGCTGGACGGCGAAGAACGGCGCCGCCTTCGGCCTGGTGGGCGGCGTGGGGCCCTCCGGGCAGAAGTACGTGGCGGGCATGCACTACCGCGCGGACGTCATGGCGTCTACCGGTCTTTACGACGATGGCAAGCGCGGCGTCTACCGTCCCACGGACCCGCACCTTCGGATTCAGGACATGGAGCGGGATGGCGTGCAGGCCGAGATCATCTTCGGGATCCTCGGCGCGGCCACGCGCCTGGGTGACCACGAGGCGGCCGCGGAGATGTTCCGCATCTACAACGACTGGCTGCGCGACTTCTGTCGCCACTACCCGGACCGGCAGATCGGGCTCGCGTGCCTGCCCTATGGCGACATCGGCGCGGCGGTCGCAGAGATTCACCGAGTCGCCAAGCTCGGGCTGCGCGGGCTGGAGCTCTCGTGCTCGTGGGACATGGAGCCCATGTGGCATCCCGCGTGGGAGCCGCTCTGGGAGGCGGTGAACGAGGTGGATCTCCCGCTGCACTTCCACACCTTCCCTACGATGCCGCCCAGCGTGCGCGAGAAGGCGACCGGCCTCACCCGGCGCGCCGCCATGTTCACCAGCGTGTCGGGCTTCCAGATGAACCTGATCAACATCCTCGCCGCCGTCATCGGCAGCGCGGTGCTCGAGCGCTACCCGCGCCTGCGCATCTCGTTCGGCGAGAGCGGCATCGGCTGGCTGCCTTACGCGCTCGATCGCATGGACTTCGAGTGTGAGGACCGCTTCCACGACCTCGGCCTCACGATGCGCCCCAGCGACTACTGGAAGCGGCAGTGCAAGGCGACCTTTCAGTTCGACCGCATCGGCACTCGCCTTGTCGAGGAGATCGGCGAGGACACGCTCATGTGGGGCTCGGACTATCCCCACGGCGACGGTGTCTGGCCCGAGTCCTCGAAGTACATCGAGGAGCAGTTCGGCCACCTGCCGCCCGCCACGGTGCGGAAGATCGTCTGCGAGAACGCGGGGAAGTTCTACGGGCTGATCACGTAA
- a CDS encoding ABC transporter substrate-binding protein, which translates to MTPRLGLLALVLLLQGLYAAPAAAADPPPAGQMTWAVHFTLAPRWLDPGENEGTITPFMIFYAVHDALVKPMPAGPTTGSLAESWTVSPDGLVYDFRLRSGVRFHNGEPVTADDVKFSFERYKGAFADVLKDKVKEVRALDANRVQFRLKDPWPDFLTFYGTTASSAGWVVPRKYVEKVGDEGFKKAPIGAGPYKVVSVTPGVEMVFEAFEGYWRKTPRVKRLVLRSLPDETTRGAALKKGDVDIAYFLNGPVAEEVRRTPGLKLMAVRSNAIFFLDFRDQWDQASPWRDPRVRRAASLAVDRPTLNQAEQLGYAGLTGNVVPRSMDFALTIEPDPYDPARAKRLLAEAGYPRGFDGGEFTIAPPYEGAGEAIVANLSAVGIRMRIRTMERAAFFSAWREGKLKGVVFGGLGPAGNAASRLQILAVKGAPYAAGVLPEVQDLYERQARETDRKKREELLHQIQRLLYERAAYAPIWENGFIRGVGPRVEEPGLALIPYFPYSAPYEELRLKP; encoded by the coding sequence ATGACGCCACGGCTCGGCTTGCTCGCTCTCGTCCTCCTGCTCCAGGGGCTGTACGCCGCGCCCGCGGCCGCCGCCGATCCGCCGCCGGCCGGGCAGATGACCTGGGCCGTGCACTTCACGCTCGCGCCGCGCTGGCTCGATCCCGGGGAGAACGAGGGCACGATCACGCCCTTCATGATCTTCTACGCGGTGCACGACGCGCTGGTGAAGCCGATGCCCGCGGGGCCGACCACGGGGAGCCTCGCCGAGTCGTGGACGGTGTCACCGGACGGGCTCGTCTACGACTTCCGGCTGCGGAGCGGGGTTCGCTTCCACAACGGCGAGCCGGTGACGGCGGACGATGTGAAGTTCTCCTTCGAGCGCTACAAGGGCGCGTTCGCCGACGTCCTCAAGGACAAGGTGAAGGAGGTGCGCGCCCTCGACGCGAACCGCGTGCAGTTCAGGTTGAAGGACCCGTGGCCGGACTTCCTCACCTTCTACGGCACCACCGCGAGCAGCGCGGGCTGGGTGGTGCCCCGGAAGTACGTGGAGAAGGTGGGCGACGAGGGCTTCAAGAAGGCGCCCATCGGCGCGGGTCCCTACAAGGTGGTCAGCGTCACGCCCGGCGTGGAGATGGTCTTCGAGGCGTTCGAGGGGTACTGGCGAAAGACGCCACGCGTGAAGCGGCTCGTCCTCAGAAGCTTGCCCGACGAGACCACGCGGGGCGCCGCGCTCAAGAAGGGCGACGTGGACATCGCCTATTTCCTCAACGGCCCGGTGGCCGAGGAGGTGCGGCGCACGCCCGGCCTCAAGCTCATGGCGGTGCGCAGCAACGCGATCTTCTTCCTCGACTTCCGCGATCAGTGGGACCAGGCCTCGCCGTGGCGCGATCCGCGCGTGCGCCGGGCGGCGAGCCTGGCGGTGGACCGCCCGACGCTCAACCAGGCGGAGCAGCTCGGCTACGCGGGGCTCACCGGCAACGTGGTGCCGCGCTCGATGGACTTCGCGCTGACCATCGAGCCCGATCCCTACGATCCCGCGCGCGCGAAGCGGCTGCTCGCGGAGGCGGGGTACCCGCGCGGCTTCGACGGCGGCGAGTTCACGATCGCGCCACCCTACGAGGGCGCGGGCGAGGCGATCGTGGCCAATCTCAGCGCCGTCGGCATCCGCATGAGGATCCGGACCATGGAGCGCGCGGCCTTCTTCTCGGCCTGGCGGGAGGGGAAGCTCAAGGGCGTGGTGTTCGGCGGGCTCGGCCCCGCGGGCAACGCGGCCTCGCGCCTCCAGATCCTCGCCGTGAAGGGCGCGCCCTACGCGGCGGGTGTGCTCCCGGAGGTGCAGGACCTCTACGAGCGGCAGGCACGCGAGACCGATCGGAAGAAGCGCGAGGAGCTGCTCCATCAGATCCAGCGCCTGCTCTACGAGCGCGCGGCATACGCCCCCATCTGGGAGAATGGCTTCATCCGCGGCGTGGGGCCGCGCGTGGAGGAGCCGGGGCTCGCGCTCATCCCCTACTTTCCCTATTCCGCGCCGTACGAGGAGCTGAGGCTCAAGCCATGA
- a CDS encoding amidohydrolase gives MTPTPPETRPFQVFRGGRVLSLPEHRGEPADVLLEGATIREVGPPGLATPADAQVIDAQDRLLMPGLINAHTHAHGTLGKGLAGDRWSLELLLNANPSVAAERTLEDKRLCSTLSAVEMIRKGATACFDLFVEFPAATVDGMLAVGEGYRDAGLRAVVAPMISDRTLYAAIPGLLDALPEAERERLQHIQAAPTETTLATCAEVLRRWPFDRDRLRPALGPTIPLHCTDELLTGCRDLAREWGAPLQTHLAESRVQAVAGPARYGKSLTAHLDALGLLGPGFSAAHGVWISPDDIRRLADRGAAVSHNPLSNLRLGAGIAPAHAMHAAGVRVAIGTDGANTSDSQSVFEAMRAAAYLSRGRSLDPREWLSVGDVFQMATMGGAALLGLPGIGRIAAGYQADLVMLDLRHVSYLPLHDPLLQVVGGESGLAIEGVMIGGRWALRDGRVLTVDEERLRARVHEASARLTPGIRSRIALSKALEPYLDAFCLAQSQRPLQM, from the coding sequence ATGACGCCGACACCACCGGAGACGCGCCCCTTCCAGGTCTTCCGCGGCGGCCGCGTGCTCAGCCTGCCCGAGCATCGCGGCGAGCCAGCCGACGTGCTGCTGGAAGGCGCGACGATTCGCGAGGTCGGCCCGCCGGGCCTCGCCACGCCCGCCGATGCCCAGGTGATCGACGCGCAAGATCGCCTGCTCATGCCCGGGCTGATCAATGCGCATACCCACGCGCACGGGACGCTCGGCAAGGGGCTCGCCGGCGATCGCTGGTCGCTCGAGCTGCTGCTGAACGCCAACCCCAGCGTGGCCGCCGAGCGCACGCTCGAGGACAAGCGCCTCTGCTCGACGCTCTCCGCGGTCGAGATGATCCGCAAGGGGGCCACGGCCTGCTTCGATCTCTTCGTGGAGTTTCCCGCGGCGACCGTCGACGGTATGCTCGCGGTGGGCGAGGGCTACCGCGACGCCGGGCTCCGCGCGGTGGTAGCGCCGATGATCAGCGACCGCACGCTCTACGCCGCCATCCCGGGCTTGCTCGACGCGCTTCCCGAAGCGGAGCGTGAGCGGCTCCAGCACATTCAGGCCGCGCCCACGGAGACGACGCTCGCCACCTGCGCCGAGGTCCTCCGCCGCTGGCCCTTTGACCGCGACCGGCTGCGCCCCGCGCTTGGCCCCACCATCCCGCTGCACTGCACCGACGAGCTCCTCACCGGCTGCCGCGATCTCGCGCGCGAGTGGGGCGCACCGCTCCAGACCCATCTGGCGGAGTCGCGCGTGCAGGCGGTGGCGGGTCCGGCGCGCTATGGTAAGAGCCTCACCGCGCATCTCGACGCGCTCGGCCTTCTCGGCCCCGGCTTCAGCGCGGCGCACGGAGTGTGGATCAGCCCCGACGACATCCGCCGCCTCGCCGATCGCGGCGCCGCCGTCTCGCACAACCCGCTGAGCAATCTCCGCCTCGGCGCCGGCATCGCGCCCGCCCATGCGATGCACGCAGCCGGCGTGCGCGTGGCGATCGGCACCGACGGCGCCAACACCTCGGACTCGCAGAGCGTGTTCGAGGCCATGCGCGCCGCCGCTTATCTTTCACGTGGGCGCAGTCTCGATCCGCGAGAGTGGCTCTCGGTAGGCGACGTGTTCCAGATGGCCACAATGGGCGGCGCGGCGCTGCTCGGCCTGCCCGGGATCGGCCGCATCGCGGCGGGCTACCAAGCCGACCTGGTGATGCTCGATCTCCGCCACGTGAGCTATCTTCCCCTGCACGATCCGCTCCTGCAGGTGGTGGGCGGCGAGAGCGGGCTCGCCATCGAGGGCGTGATGATCGGGGGCCGATGGGCGCTCCGCGACGGGCGCGTGCTCACGGTGGACGAGGAGCGGCTGCGCGCCCGGGTGCACGAGGCATCGGCCCGTCTCACGCCGGGCATCCGGAGCCGGATCGCTCTCTCCAAGGCCCTCGAGCCCTATCTCGACGCCTTCTGCCTGGCCCAGTCCCAGCGGCCGCTCCAGATGTGA